The following proteins are encoded in a genomic region of Sulfurimonas sp. HSL3-7:
- the thrC gene encoding threonine synthase translates to MNFIETRGNDGQHPTSVTFSEAILSPIASFGGLYVPETLPQLGQAFLAKHLKSDYKTIAKDMLLAFEIDIEESVLDEALSLYDKFDDASNPVPVVKVKDDLYVSELYHGPTRAFKDMALQPFGKVLSAIAQKRDENYLILAATSGDTGPAALETFKNRDKVQVACLYPDGGTSDVQRLQMVTEEAENLKVIGIKGNFDDAQSALKHLLASETFKEALQKKNISLSAANSVNFGRIIFQIIYHIHSYLELVRQEAVAMGEKVYLNVPSGNFGNVLGAFYAQKMGLPVEKLVVSSNENNVLTQLIKTGLYDMRNKELIATTSPAMDILKSSNVERVLYDLFGAERTKELMAKLDSEKYYQLGAEELSKLQELFVADYCTGDEGKAYIKKAFEEHGYLMDPHTATCFKAYETCSEKPLKSIIYSTAEWTKFSPTIANALTGEIDTRDIDALKSIAKKADIEIPAMINELFDKEIAQDTVIEKEDIEQEILAFL, encoded by the coding sequence ATGAACTTTATTGAAACGCGCGGTAATGATGGTCAGCATCCAACATCGGTAACGTTTTCAGAGGCTATCTTAAGCCCGATCGCCTCTTTCGGCGGGCTTTATGTCCCGGAAACACTGCCTCAACTCGGTCAGGCATTCTTGGCGAAACATCTCAAGAGCGATTATAAGACAATTGCGAAAGATATGCTCCTGGCATTTGAAATTGATATTGAAGAGAGCGTGCTCGATGAGGCACTCTCTCTTTATGACAAGTTTGATGATGCATCCAACCCTGTACCGGTTGTAAAAGTGAAAGATGACCTGTACGTGAGTGAGCTCTATCACGGACCGACCCGTGCTTTTAAAGATATGGCACTGCAGCCTTTCGGAAAGGTGCTTTCGGCGATTGCGCAGAAACGTGATGAAAACTATCTCATCCTGGCAGCGACAAGCGGTGACACCGGCCCGGCTGCACTTGAGACGTTTAAAAACCGCGACAAAGTCCAGGTCGCCTGTCTCTACCCGGACGGCGGAACGTCAGATGTTCAGCGTCTGCAGATGGTAACGGAGGAGGCTGAAAATCTTAAAGTTATCGGGATCAAAGGCAACTTTGATGATGCCCAGTCGGCATTAAAACACCTTTTGGCTTCCGAGACCTTCAAAGAGGCCCTGCAAAAGAAGAACATCTCCCTTTCTGCCGCCAACTCGGTGAATTTCGGCCGTATCATCTTTCAGATCATCTACCACATCCACTCCTATCTTGAGCTGGTACGTCAAGAGGCTGTTGCGATGGGCGAAAAGGTCTACCTGAATGTGCCAAGCGGTAACTTCGGTAATGTTCTCGGTGCTTTCTATGCGCAGAAGATGGGGCTTCCTGTCGAGAAGCTTGTCGTCTCGTCCAACGAGAACAATGTTCTGACCCAGCTGATCAAAACAGGCCTGTACGACATGCGCAACAAAGAGCTGATCGCGACGACGTCGCCTGCGATGGATATTCTAAAATCATCGAATGTCGAACGTGTGCTCTATGACCTTTTTGGGGCTGAACGTACAAAAGAGCTGATGGCAAAACTCGACAGTGAGAAGTACTACCAGCTTGGTGCGGAAGAACTCTCGAAGCTGCAGGAGCTTTTCGTGGCCGATTACTGTACCGGGGACGAAGGCAAGGCCTATATCAAAAAAGCTTTTGAAGAGCACGGCTATCTGATGGATCCGCATACGGCGACCTGTTTCAAGGCGTATGAGACCTGCAGCGAGAAGCCGCTAAAGAGCATCATCTATTCGACTGCGGAGTGGACGAAGTTCTCACCGACGATCGCCAATGCACTGACAGGCGAAATCGATACCCGTGACATCGATGCTCTCAAATCGATTGCCAAAAAAGCCGATATCGAGATCCCTGCAATGATAAACGAGCTTTTTGATAAAGAAATCGCACAAGATACGGTCATCGAAAAAGAGGATATCGAACAAGAGATCCTGGCATTTTTATAA
- the ppk2 gene encoding polyphosphate kinase 2: protein MATTNKGAEADPKEKEHFAQVRHEKESTRVPVWIKKETLEYQKELRRLQIELLKLQNHVKEKGLKLLLIFEGRDAAGKGGTIKRITEHLNPRGARVIALEKPSDTEKTQWYFQRYTHYLPSAGEIVFLDRSWYNRAGVEPVMGFCTQEEHKEFLHEVPEYERMLVNSGTILLKFYFSVSKEEQECRFRKRKSDPLKQYKLSPVDEKSQNMWDQYTIAKYSMLLASHTDHAPWTVIRSDKKKKARINCIKHILSQIEYPDRIKKSRRRTDKEILISGSQEIKNMEKNMSLKKRDTIE, encoded by the coding sequence ATGGCAACAACAAATAAAGGTGCCGAAGCCGATCCGAAAGAAAAAGAGCACTTTGCACAAGTGCGGCACGAAAAAGAGAGTACGAGAGTACCTGTCTGGATCAAAAAAGAGACCCTCGAATATCAGAAAGAGCTGCGAAGACTGCAGATCGAGCTGCTGAAACTTCAGAACCATGTCAAAGAGAAAGGGCTTAAACTGCTGCTGATCTTTGAAGGGCGAGATGCCGCAGGCAAAGGCGGTACCATCAAACGAATTACCGAACATCTCAACCCCCGAGGTGCCCGTGTCATTGCCCTGGAAAAACCCTCCGATACCGAAAAGACGCAGTGGTATTTTCAACGCTACACCCATTACCTGCCGAGCGCCGGGGAGATCGTCTTTCTTGATCGTTCGTGGTATAACCGCGCCGGTGTCGAACCCGTGATGGGTTTCTGTACCCAGGAGGAGCATAAAGAGTTCCTGCATGAGGTGCCGGAGTACGAGCGCATGCTGGTCAATTCCGGCACGATACTTTTGAAGTTCTACTTTTCCGTCTCAAAGGAAGAGCAGGAGTGCCGTTTCCGCAAACGCAAAAGCGACCCCCTGAAGCAGTATAAGCTCTCGCCGGTAGACGAGAAGTCACAAAACATGTGGGATCAGTACACCATCGCCAAATATTCGATGCTCCTCGCTTCGCATACCGATCATGCACCCTGGACGGTTATCCGTTCCGACAAAAAAAAGAAGGCCCGCATCAACTGCATCAAGCACATTCTTTCTCAGATCGAGTATCCAGACAGGATCAAAAAGTCGAGGCGCAGAACCGACAAAGAGATCCTGATCAGCGGCAGCCAGGAGATCAAAAACATGGAGAAAAACATGTCACTGAAGAAACGTGACACCATAGAGTAA
- a CDS encoding thioredoxin domain-containing protein gives MANLLQYEDSPYLQQHKDNPVNWYPWCDEAFEKAKNENKAIFISIGYSSCHWCHVMEHEVFENEAIAAYLNEHFVSIKVDKEERPDIDKHYQEVHMLLNRRAGGWPTSIFATPQNKAFYAATYIPPQPQPQMMGFMQLIEIIAPKIAENDEKLFQNADEIESYLRPADKPTEATRLQLHIVDTFVKQAGHNYEKAYGGFSVSPKFPHTSTLTALLHIAGVNGYDEAREMVRHTLEQMQLGGMYDLVEGGFCRYSTDERWLVPHFEKMTYDNGLLIELYAKASQQLDDSRFLTTAKESADFMLDKMAEDHLFYSASDADTEGEEGKYFVYDYEEVVALLNSNDFHQEQIDTITETLSVSADGNFEGRNVIQLTQGERPEWFSEVMALLRSLRQERTYPFIDKKVQVSWNAMMISALFTLGDLDRSYRDAAVKHLERVLETMMIGGRLYHSALIHKQPKVEAFLEDYAYLGRALMKGYESTFDERYLVLAQQLANTALGNYYEEGHWYFSKGEFVTEADIGDSSYPGSVGVMVDLLLSLGTLIDPKYRHFAFKTLEYYSQKLAKTPIYFPYMLDQAFRYQKEDRIIKAPAALLTESTPLLSQVDYPYTKRYASSESEGFMVCGLQSCFANCRDAEQINGLIRDSLQAP, from the coding sequence ATGGCAAACCTTCTCCAATACGAAGACTCTCCTTACCTTCAACAGCACAAGGACAATCCCGTTAATTGGTACCCTTGGTGTGATGAAGCCTTTGAAAAAGCGAAAAACGAAAACAAAGCGATCTTCATCTCCATCGGTTACAGCTCCTGCCACTGGTGCCATGTGATGGAGCACGAGGTCTTTGAAAACGAAGCGATCGCCGCCTATCTCAATGAACACTTTGTCAGCATCAAGGTCGACAAAGAGGAGCGTCCCGACATCGACAAGCACTACCAGGAGGTCCATATGCTCCTCAACCGCCGCGCCGGCGGCTGGCCGACATCCATCTTTGCCACCCCGCAGAACAAAGCCTTTTATGCCGCTACCTATATTCCGCCGCAGCCGCAGCCGCAGATGATGGGGTTTATGCAGCTTATCGAGATCATCGCGCCGAAGATCGCTGAAAATGACGAGAAGCTCTTTCAGAATGCCGACGAGATAGAGTCCTACCTCCGCCCTGCAGACAAACCGACAGAAGCGACCAGGCTGCAGCTGCATATCGTCGATACTTTTGTCAAACAGGCCGGCCACAATTACGAAAAAGCCTACGGCGGCTTTTCGGTCTCGCCGAAGTTCCCGCACACCTCAACGCTTACCGCCCTGCTCCATATCGCCGGTGTCAATGGGTATGACGAGGCAAGAGAGATGGTCCGTCATACCCTCGAGCAGATGCAGCTCGGCGGGATGTACGACCTGGTCGAGGGCGGCTTCTGCCGGTACTCCACCGATGAGAGATGGCTGGTGCCGCATTTTGAGAAGATGACCTATGACAACGGGCTTTTGATCGAGCTCTATGCCAAAGCATCGCAACAGCTCGATGACAGCCGTTTTTTGACCACGGCCAAAGAGAGTGCGGATTTCATGCTGGATAAGATGGCGGAAGACCATCTCTTCTACTCTGCAAGCGATGCCGACACCGAAGGCGAAGAGGGGAAATACTTTGTCTATGATTACGAAGAGGTCGTCGCTCTGTTGAATAGCAATGACTTCCATCAAGAGCAGATCGATACGATCACCGAAACACTCTCCGTTTCGGCTGATGGAAATTTTGAGGGGCGTAATGTCATCCAGCTGACACAAGGTGAACGTCCCGAATGGTTTTCCGAGGTGATGGCCCTTCTCCGCTCTTTGCGTCAGGAACGGACCTACCCCTTCATCGACAAAAAGGTGCAGGTCTCCTGGAATGCAATGATGATCTCGGCACTCTTCACTCTGGGCGACCTTGACCGTTCCTATAGAGATGCTGCCGTCAAGCATCTTGAGAGAGTGCTGGAGACGATGATGATAGGGGGGAGACTCTATCACTCAGCGCTTATTCACAAACAGCCCAAGGTCGAAGCCTTTTTGGAAGATTACGCCTACCTGGGACGGGCCCTGATGAAGGGCTATGAGTCCACTTTTGACGAACGCTACCTCGTTCTCGCCCAGCAACTTGCCAACACCGCCTTGGGCAACTACTATGAAGAGGGACACTGGTACTTTTCCAAAGGCGAATTTGTCACCGAAGCCGACATTGGAGACAGCTCCTATCCCGGATCCGTCGGCGTCATGGTCGATCTGCTGTTGAGCCTCGGTACGCTGATCGATCCAAAATACCGCCACTTTGCCTTTAAGACGCTCGAGTACTATTCGCAGAAGCTTGCCAAAACGCCGATCTATTTTCCCTACATGCTTGATCAGGCCTTCCGCTACCAGAAAGAGGACCGCATCATCAAAGCCCCGGCCGCTCTTCTGACAGAAAGTACACCACTTTTGTCACAGGTGGACTACCCCTACACAAAGCGCTATGCAAGCAGTGAATCCGAAGGGTTTATGGTCTGCGGCCTGCAGAGCTGCTTTGCCAACTGCCGTGATGCAGAGCAGATCAACGGTCTGATCCGGGACTCCCTCCAGGCACCTTAA
- the dsbD gene encoding protein-disulfide reductase DsbD, whose amino-acid sequence MKKIVALLFIVTALFAETRFLMPDEAFIPSAETVNGSRVDATLKLGDQIYIYKDQFGFEIKGESPIHIKTVDVSNEAVDHEGERVYLEDVKAVIDFTKSPGAKEQENIVLVMKYQGCSEAGLCYEPSTKEFALTIDTASLVDEANAEEVIEPGSLLTEKTAQDDGFERSETDAIVDALKGGSIWSILVVFFGIGVVLSLTPCIFPMIPILSSIIVSQGEGISAKRGFLLSLVYVLAMAVAYSLAGVLAGIFGENLQVLLQNEWAIGGFALVFVALALSMFGFYEIGLPASWQSKLSSVSDEASNKGGFVGVAIMGFLSALIVGPCVAPGLAGALIYIGQTGNAVLGGTALFVMSIGMGLPLLLIGIGAGKFMPRPGGWMDTLTHAFGAVMLAIAIWMLSRILPDTITMLLWAIFFMFSAVYMGALEPLEAGKRGWHALTKAIGVLFMVYGALLFTGALSGSTSMFTPLDQFTKNNSAVVVVEEKGNAFEVIHSSAELDAILDANRDKTVMLDFSAAWCSSCKEMEHITFADAAVRTKMQEFVLVQADVTANSAEEKALTKRFGLFGPPGILFFKNGEEVKNARIIGYQPPEKFLAHLNRL is encoded by the coding sequence ATGAAGAAAATAGTAGCACTGCTGTTTATAGTGACCGCTCTTTTTGCTGAGACCAGGTTCCTGATGCCGGATGAAGCGTTTATTCCTTCTGCTGAAACAGTAAACGGCAGCCGTGTTGATGCAACCTTGAAGTTAGGCGACCAGATCTATATCTACAAAGATCAGTTCGGTTTTGAGATCAAAGGCGAATCCCCGATCCATATCAAAACGGTTGATGTGAGCAATGAAGCCGTTGACCATGAGGGAGAACGGGTTTACCTCGAAGATGTCAAAGCAGTCATCGACTTTACGAAGAGTCCCGGTGCGAAAGAACAAGAGAATATCGTCCTGGTGATGAAATATCAGGGGTGTTCGGAAGCAGGGCTCTGCTATGAACCTTCAACAAAAGAGTTCGCACTTACGATCGATACGGCCTCTCTTGTTGACGAAGCGAACGCTGAAGAGGTCATTGAACCGGGCAGCCTCTTAACGGAAAAGACAGCGCAAGACGATGGCTTTGAAAGATCCGAGACAGATGCGATCGTTGATGCGCTCAAAGGCGGTTCCATCTGGTCGATACTGGTGGTCTTTTTCGGGATCGGCGTTGTCCTCTCATTGACGCCTTGTATCTTTCCGATGATCCCGATCCTCTCTTCCATCATCGTTTCGCAAGGCGAGGGTATCAGTGCCAAAAGAGGTTTCCTCCTCTCATTGGTCTATGTACTTGCCATGGCGGTCGCCTACTCTTTAGCCGGTGTACTGGCCGGTATATTCGGCGAGAACCTTCAAGTCCTGCTGCAAAATGAGTGGGCTATTGGTGGCTTTGCCTTGGTCTTTGTTGCATTGGCACTCTCTATGTTCGGCTTTTACGAGATCGGTCTTCCTGCCTCTTGGCAGTCCAAACTCTCTTCTGTCTCGGACGAAGCGAGTAACAAAGGGGGCTTTGTCGGTGTCGCTATTATGGGTTTCCTTTCAGCTCTCATCGTCGGTCCTTGTGTGGCCCCTGGTCTTGCCGGCGCTCTGATCTATATTGGTCAGACCGGTAACGCTGTTCTCGGCGGTACGGCTCTGTTTGTCATGAGTATCGGTATGGGTCTGCCGTTATTGCTCATCGGGATAGGTGCCGGCAAGTTTATGCCGCGTCCCGGCGGTTGGATGGACACGTTGACGCATGCCTTCGGAGCAGTCATGCTTGCGATCGCGATCTGGATGTTGAGCCGTATCCTGCCTGATACGATCACCATGCTTCTCTGGGCGATCTTCTTTATGTTCTCAGCCGTTTACATGGGTGCACTTGAGCCGTTGGAAGCCGGAAAACGTGGATGGCATGCATTGACGAAAGCGATCGGCGTTCTCTTTATGGTTTACGGTGCACTGCTCTTCACAGGTGCATTAAGCGGTTCGACCTCTATGTTTACCCCATTGGACCAATTCACAAAAAACAATTCAGCGGTTGTGGTTGTGGAGGAGAAAGGCAATGCCTTTGAGGTGATCCACAGCAGTGCAGAACTTGATGCTATTTTGGATGCCAACAGAGACAAAACAGTGATGCTGGACTTTTCTGCAGCATGGTGTAGCTCGTGTAAAGAGATGGAGCACATCACCTTTGCCGATGCCGCCGTCAGAACAAAGATGCAGGAGTTTGTGCTGGTCCAGGCTGACGTGACAGCCAACAGTGCGGAGGAGAAGGCACTGACGAAACGTTTCGGCCTTTTCGGCCCTCCGGGTATCCTCTTCTTTAAAAACGGCGAAGAGGTCAAAAACGCACGTATCATCGGCTACCAACCGCCTGAAAAATTCCTGGCGCATCTTAACAGGTTGTAA
- a CDS encoding thioredoxin fold domain-containing protein, with translation MKLFLSLILLGTLSLFGEPNWACSYDKAFEQAEKEHKGVMIMLSRKNCDACWYMENIVFEDDELTERIEKNFVPLYLDVHDDNIHGLTYIGTPTFYFKKSGGRTIKRLDGASNLKEFALSLDEIEKSLKK, from the coding sequence ATGAAACTGTTTTTATCTTTGATATTGTTGGGAACCCTCTCTCTCTTTGGCGAACCGAACTGGGCCTGCAGCTATGACAAGGCGTTTGAACAGGCAGAAAAAGAGCATAAGGGTGTGATGATCATGCTATCGAGAAAGAACTGTGATGCCTGCTGGTATATGGAAAATATTGTTTTCGAAGATGACGAGCTGACAGAGAGAATCGAGAAGAACTTCGTACCGCTCTACCTTGATGTGCATGATGACAATATCCACGGGCTCACCTATATCGGTACGCCGACATTCTATTTTAAAAAGAGCGGCGGGCGTACGATCAAAAGGTTGGACGGGGCTTCGAACCTGAAAGAGTTTGCGCTCTCTTTGGATGAGATTGAAAAGTCGTTAAAAAAATAG
- a CDS encoding DegT/DnrJ/EryC1/StrS family aminotransferase, translated as MKIRFNAKEAQYRAHQEGFDKLLVQSVHNETLIGAENVAKLENALARYIGTDEAIVCNNQFNAFVLLLMVLGLKAGDEVITSPLASGIAVEAILFMGGRPVFVDIDEAGYTIDVAQIEDAITERTKIIIPVSLFGRCPEMETINTLALQHDICVIEDAAQSFGSQYQGSRSCNLSKLATTSFHPDMPLSAYGNGAALFIQDAALRAKARKLLALGREKKAFTHVGIDAALDELQAAVVEYKLSLFDDETDRRRSMHQHYTQRLKEQLITTPQTDSESNFAYYPVCCEDRELLADRLHKAGIETRIPFQNPLHLHKAFTPLDYRKGDFPKAEKVCNMLLLLPLHAYMSKDDQEQVIKEVLKE; from the coding sequence ATGAAGATCAGATTTAATGCAAAAGAGGCGCAATACAGAGCGCATCAAGAGGGCTTTGACAAACTTCTTGTGCAGAGTGTGCATAATGAGACGTTGATCGGAGCCGAAAATGTTGCCAAGCTCGAAAATGCTCTTGCCCGCTATATCGGTACGGATGAAGCTATCGTCTGCAACAATCAGTTCAACGCCTTCGTCCTGCTTTTAATGGTCCTTGGGTTGAAAGCCGGCGATGAAGTGATCACCTCGCCGCTCGCCTCCGGTATCGCGGTTGAAGCGATCCTTTTTATGGGCGGCAGACCGGTTTTTGTCGATATTGACGAAGCCGGCTATACCATCGATGTGGCACAGATCGAAGATGCAATCACGGAACGCACCAAGATCATCATCCCGGTCTCGCTCTTTGGCCGATGTCCCGAGATGGAGACCATTAACACCCTGGCACTTCAACACGACATCTGTGTCATCGAAGATGCGGCGCAGAGCTTTGGTTCACAATATCAAGGCAGCCGGTCGTGCAATCTTTCCAAACTGGCCACCACCTCTTTCCATCCCGACATGCCGCTCAGCGCGTACGGAAACGGCGCAGCTCTTTTTATTCAAGATGCTGCATTGCGTGCCAAAGCGAGGAAACTGCTCGCACTGGGTAGAGAGAAAAAAGCGTTCACCCATGTCGGTATAGATGCCGCGCTGGATGAGCTCCAGGCCGCTGTTGTCGAGTACAAACTGTCGCTCTTTGATGATGAAACAGATCGTCGCCGATCTATGCATCAGCACTATACGCAGCGGCTCAAAGAGCAGCTCATTACGACACCTCAAACAGATAGCGAAAGCAATTTTGCCTACTATCCCGTCTGCTGTGAAGATCGGGAACTGTTGGCGGATCGGCTTCACAAGGCGGGGATCGAGACCCGTATCCCTTTTCAGAACCCGTTACATCTGCACAAGGCGTTTACGCCGTTGGATTATCGTAAAGGGGACTTTCCAAAAGCCGAAAAAGTGTGCAACATGCTTCTTCTGCTTCCGCTGCATGCCTATATGAGCAAAGATGATCAGGAACAGGTCATTAAAGAAGTTCTAAAAGAGTAA
- the lpxB gene encoding lipid-A-disaccharide synthase has protein sequence MKILVSAFEHSANIHLKALTKEFKGDVEMVGVFDASLGRPIVDLRALAIMGIVDALKKLPFFLGLSKQMLSLVPEVDKILLIDSSGFNLPLAKKIKKKYPDKEIIYYILPQAWAWKKKRIPVLARTIDHLASILPFEPAYYPEGAPIEYVGHPLLDEILRFKEKRSVGNRIAFMPGSRKSEITRLMPHYIALQKELGCDATLIVPEHFKENIEELYGDVSSFTIAYDAHKTLYESDFAFICSGTATLEAVLIGTPFILSYIAKKVDFFIGTRLLNIDYIGLGNIMFDQFEQRPMHPELWQNEVTLANLLRTYRQMDQEKFFEDALRLRSYLKHGSSKRVAQIIEGRDEDQI, from the coding sequence ATGAAAATATTAGTCTCTGCTTTTGAACACTCGGCAAATATCCATCTTAAAGCCCTTACCAAAGAGTTTAAAGGCGATGTTGAAATGGTCGGCGTTTTTGACGCCTCTTTGGGCAGGCCCATCGTCGATCTGCGCGCACTTGCCATTATGGGCATCGTCGATGCACTCAAAAAACTCCCCTTCTTCCTTGGACTGAGCAAGCAGATGCTCTCCCTTGTCCCCGAAGTCGACAAGATCCTCCTGATCGACTCCAGCGGCTTTAATCTCCCCCTGGCAAAGAAGATCAAGAAAAAGTACCCCGACAAAGAGATCATCTACTATATCCTGCCGCAGGCCTGGGCCTGGAAGAAAAAACGGATCCCGGTGCTGGCCAGGACGATCGACCACCTTGCCTCCATATTGCCGTTCGAGCCGGCCTACTACCCCGAAGGTGCCCCTATCGAATACGTCGGCCATCCCCTTCTTGATGAGATCCTCCGCTTCAAAGAGAAGCGTTCCGTCGGCAACAGGATCGCTTTTATGCCGGGAAGCCGTAAAAGCGAGATAACACGTCTTATGCCCCACTACATCGCCCTGCAAAAAGAGCTCGGCTGCGATGCGACCCTGATCGTGCCCGAACATTTCAAAGAGAACATCGAAGAGCTGTACGGTGATGTCAGCAGCTTTACCATCGCCTACGATGCCCATAAAACGCTCTATGAAAGCGATTTTGCCTTTATCTGCAGCGGTACAGCTACCCTGGAGGCGGTGCTGATCGGCACCCCTTTCATCTTGAGTTACATCGCGAAAAAAGTGGATTTCTTCATCGGGACCAGACTGCTCAATATCGACTATATCGGTCTCGGCAATATCATGTTCGATCAGTTCGAACAGCGTCCTATGCATCCCGAACTGTGGCAGAATGAAGTGACCCTGGCAAATCTTTTGCGGACCTATCGACAGATGGATCAGGAGAAGTTCTTCGAAGATGCGCTGCGTCTGCGCAGTTATCTCAAACACGGCAGCTCCAAGCGTGTTGCGCAAATTATCGAGGGAAGAGATGAAGATCAGATTTAA
- a CDS encoding cytochrome c, giving the protein MRILLPIFIAFGSLFALSDDYNAGKVLYFEKGCNGCHGTKAEGMTNYPALANRAKGFLAYKLRRFRSEISDKQIQEMMIPFAKGLSDKEIDQLTTFLNEYVDEQTERYDIEFTTEGDGGS; this is encoded by the coding sequence TTGAGAATATTGTTACCGATTTTTATCGCTTTTGGTTCACTCTTCGCCTTGTCGGATGACTACAATGCGGGCAAGGTCCTCTATTTTGAAAAGGGGTGCAACGGTTGTCACGGCACGAAGGCCGAAGGGATGACCAACTACCCGGCCCTTGCCAACCGCGCCAAAGGTTTTCTGGCCTACAAGCTCAGACGTTTCCGCTCCGAGATCTCCGACAAACAGATACAGGAGATGATGATCCCCTTTGCAAAAGGGCTCAGCGACAAAGAGATCGATCAGCTGACCACCTTTTTGAACGAGTATGTCGATGAACAGACAGAGCGCTATGATATTGAATTTACAACAGAAGGTGACGGCGGATCATGA
- a CDS encoding amidohydrolase family protein, with translation MLITNAVICDVNGERREDVLIEEGKVVAIGSGLKSDEVIDAEGAYLLPGLVDTNVRLKDAQLNASTLEKVAKEAQQGGVTRLVLAPDCTPSINDSIVLEFVQAHQKREGRVDLMSTIATVDENERLSNIAILLKNGAMAPYMTTAVSNNTACRIAEYVKMHKTTLFCKAQDTSLSSVGVMVEGAVATKLGLVGIPPFGEVVHVARMIEIARNFEISIVFKSIASPRSIALISKAKEEGVNVSCEVSLHHLMHCDEACMDFNTTAKLNPPLVQKEAMLALQEALKAGKIESLTLLHQPNSPVNKEVAFAEAAYGCEALADAYSLYYTKLVKSGLIDLQELIRLAVQNPAKSIGQEAGEIRVGQKADLVLFDPKVSFTVENSHSLYHDETLFGAISPLKV, from the coding sequence ATGCTTATTACTAATGCCGTGATTTGTGATGTTAATGGTGAACGAAGAGAAGACGTTCTAATAGAAGAGGGGAAGGTCGTTGCTATCGGCAGCGGCTTGAAAAGCGACGAGGTGATCGATGCCGAGGGGGCCTATCTGCTTCCCGGCCTGGTTGACACCAACGTCCGCCTTAAAGATGCGCAGCTAAATGCCTCGACACTTGAAAAGGTGGCGAAAGAGGCACAGCAGGGCGGTGTCACGCGTCTTGTATTGGCACCGGATTGTACCCCGAGCATTAATGACAGCATTGTCCTGGAGTTTGTTCAGGCCCATCAAAAACGCGAAGGGCGTGTGGATCTGATGAGCACCATCGCGACGGTTGATGAGAACGAACGTCTCAGCAATATCGCCATCCTTCTGAAAAACGGGGCGATGGCACCCTATATGACAACGGCGGTCAGCAACAACACCGCCTGCCGCATCGCGGAATATGTAAAGATGCACAAGACAACACTTTTCTGCAAGGCACAGGACACCAGCCTCTCTTCTGTCGGGGTGATGGTCGAAGGTGCGGTGGCGACAAAACTCGGCCTTGTCGGCATCCCTCCCTTCGGCGAAGTGGTGCATGTGGCGCGTATGATCGAGATCGCCCGTAACTTCGAGATCAGCATCGTCTTTAAAAGCATTGCGTCACCGCGCTCTATTGCGCTGATCTCCAAAGCCAAAGAGGAGGGGGTGAACGTCTCCTGTGAAGTAAGTCTGCACCACCTCATGCACTGCGACGAAGCGTGCATGGATTTCAATACAACAGCCAAGCTCAATCCGCCCCTTGTTCAAAAAGAGGCGATGCTGGCGCTGCAGGAAGCACTGAAAGCGGGCAAGATAGAGAGCCTGACACTCCTGCATCAGCCCAATTCTCCTGTGAACAAAGAGGTCGCTTTTGCCGAAGCTGCCTACGGGTGTGAAGCACTGGCAGATGCCTACAGCCTCTACTATACGAAGCTTGTCAAAAGCGGTCTGATCGATCTCCAGGAGCTTATCCGGCTCGCTGTGCAAAACCCGGCCAAATCCATCGGACAGGAAGCCGGAGAGATCCGTGTCGGTCAAAAAGCCGATCTTGTCCTTTTTGATCCAAAGGTGAGTTTTACGGTCGAAAACAGCCATTCGCTCTACCATGATGAGACGCTCTTCGGTGCGATTTCACCATTAAAGGTATAA